In Aspergillus luchuensis IFO 4308 DNA, chromosome 1, nearly complete sequence, the following are encoded in one genomic region:
- the HFI1 gene encoding TADA1 family protein (COG:K;~EggNog:ENOG410PM83;~InterPro:IPR024738;~PFAM:PF12767;~go_component: GO:0070461 - SAGA-type complex [Evidence IEA]) produces the protein MQIDPAALSRTDSASTTIASSKSTAPNAPPTQKSTKALISVPRLDLEPIYTELKAAIGDNWADYKEATSLFLLGQLNQSELSSRVDHIICADQKTEHLHNNFVCAIIGNLTRDLPDHGVASWVSANDKPSVVSKPTSGDAAEQRLKTEVMQLPPRDRRRIKAIPERDPHELAPNELEEYHLAKQIKLPSQVPASAGGLNKTNWELEIRKRYAQPLASESGEFPDAESIHARMVPICYEESIVSGASLPCAEFMAIATETFVKEVLSVVFSRTRSNGPSGTINGMMMRKYRQQLESEELAFTRGEIVKDSATGLLPVEAKEASTRKPLGVRDLRLSLELGGGVLSHMPLLVDQIMGGYLEDELETDKQDRVEEVIDVPETKPDSYMDEMDVDEAEFDWEGGTVTDREQLGALLDECLSMAS, from the exons ATGCAGATCGACCCGGCTGCTCTGAGTCGGACAGACTCGGCCTCTACTACAATAGCCTCGTCCAAAAGCACTGCTCCAAATGCTCCGCCAACGCAGAAGTCTACCAAAGCCCTCATTTCCGTGCCGCGCCTGGACCTCGAGCCCATCTACACCGAGCTGAAGGCCGCCATCGGTGACAATTGGGCCGACTACAAAGAAGCTACCTCGCTCTTTCTTCTAG GACAACTGAACCAGAGCGAATTGTCGTCGCGAGTCGATCATATAATATGCGCCGATCAAAAAACTGAGCATCTACATAACAATTTCGTATGCGCGATTATCGGCAATCTTACAAGGGATCTTCCAGATCATGGTGTCGCAAGTTGGGTGTCGGCAAACGACAAGCCGTCCGTCGTGTCAAAGCCGACATCGGGCGATGCCGCTGAACAAAGGCTCAAGACGGAGGTTATGCAACTCCCTCCCCGGGATCGTCGACGAATCAAAGCTATCCCCGAG CGTGACCCCCATGAACTCGCACCCAACGAACTGGAGGAATATCATTTGGCGAAACAGATCAAGTTGCCAAGTCAAGTACCAGCCAGTGCGGGCGGGTTGAATAAGACAA ACTGGGAACTCGAAATTCGAAAACGATATGCACAGCCTCTGGCGTCAGAGTCCGGCGAATTCCCGGACGCCGAATCTATCCACGCACGTATGGTTCCCATTTGCTACGAGGAATCAATCGTCAGCGGTGCAAGCCTTCCCTGTGCCGAGTTCATGGCGATCGCAACGGAGACTTTTGTCAAGGAAGTTCTATCCGTGGTATTCTCGCGGACGAGATCGAACGGCCCTTCAGGCACAATCAACGGCATGATGATGCGCAAGTACCGACAGCAGCTCGAAAGTGAGGAACTGGCATTCACACGAGGAGAGATCGTCAAGGATAGCGCGACCGGTCTTCTCCCAGTTGAGGCCAAGGAGGCAAGCACCCGAAAACCCTTGGGCGTGCGAGATCTCCGATTATCCCTGGAACTCGGCGGAGGTGTCCTGAGTCATATGCCTCTACTCGTGGATCAGATCATGGGTGGGTATCTCGAGGATGAGTTAGAAACAGACAAGCAAGACCGGGTCGAGGAGGTGATCGATGTCCCCGAGACAAAGCCCGACAGTTACATGGACGAAATGGACGTGGATGAGGCGGAGTTCGACTGGGAAGGTGGGACAGTCACGGATCGGGAGCAATTGGGTGCCCTTCTGGATGAGTGTCTGTCAATGGCCTCATGA
- a CDS encoding FUSC family protein (COG:S;~EggNog:ENOG410PI9M;~InterPro:IPR023244;~PFAM:PF13515;~TransMembrane:11 (o104-122i150-175o181-204i211-228o248-268i648-665o677-694i701-719o725-743i750-769o789-812i)), which translates to MSLPGDSSSSGARRFLRPKKLRYATFVLPRTGQRLKGLINLRNPYPDPHGDSDNDERRPLLPRNVIECPKSLPARLWYGLQHTWPWMHEFVSSELGIGVLKCSLAYLLGSLATFVPAIASFLGHQDGKHMVATVTVYFHPARSQGGMYKALICAFLAFLYAAFISLTSMCVSMFFQDTLHMLPVGHAVVLIVFCGGGLGFIGWTKQRLGDPLVNVACSLASLSTITVLTKEGAVQSGDLSFAKISQVLKMVVMGVTITMAVSFLIFPISARKKLRSNLTTVTESLATMLALITESFLSGSEEELQTEEFTNTAARHKKAYAQLDKLVREAKLEHFVAGTEKEYRLEKKLVRWVQDITHNMGGLRSAAHLQFQLLKPTELAQLQSHTPETGPMPLISPWSLHEDGPFLERIDEQPDEEDRLGAADMNNTNGNPTNPLHPADIFALFISHLGPSMRSLAFTLKEIFRDIPFTPAPEFRVSVNSRYRTSLDRALELYRQSREEALKTIYRQRELTGVQELEVEADLEEVSASCGHFSFSLLEFGEQLKELLDILDELQLESEERPTGRSWSWLKFWRWGGPGTRKNDMEQSLAPTADDTGAAPRRDMTSSPESSVSPSPAKIERVTSAAEKRLGYRIWRSLGFFRRDDTKFAIKVGAGAALYALPSFLQSTRPFYSHWRGEWGLLSYMLVCSMTIGASNTTGYARFFGTCLGALCAILSWYVSAENVFALAFLGLLMATWNFYLIIVRGQGPMGRFIMLTYNLSVLYAYSLTQKEGRDDQDEGGDSPIITEIALHRVAAVLSGCVWGIIITRVIWPISARERLKEGLSLLWLRMSLIWKRGPLSTMAFPQETAGFMSAREKLEVERFLSHLESLQASARSEFELKSAFQDASYGNILRRTRSLVDAFVAINLELVKNMTASEGELAILRYTVKERQQLSSRISHLLSVMASSMKLEYPLSDVLPSVEHARDRLLARLFHYRKDIETSRLSTDEDYALLYAYILVTGQISVEIEAIMGEISRLFGVLHEDAVKLYS; encoded by the exons ATGTCTCTGCCGGGCGACTCATCGAGCAGCGGTGCCCGGCGCTTTCTGCGCCCGAAGAAG TTACGCTACGCAACCTTCGTCTTACCGAGAACGGGCCAGCGACTCAAGGGCCTCATTAATCTACGAAACCCATATCCTGACCCACATGGGGATAGCGACAACGATGAACGACGGCCACTTCTCCCCAGAAATGTCATCGAGTGCCCCAAGAGCCTCCCAGCACGGCTCTGGTATGGACTTCAACATACATGGCCATGGATGCATGAGTTCGTTTCGTCGGAGCTAGGAATCGGCGTTCTGAAGTGCAGTCTAGCTTACTTGCTTGGATCACTCGCGACCTTTGTCCCGGCCATTGCGTCGTTCCTGGGCCATCAAGATGGCAAACATATGGTTGCTACCGTCACGGTCTACTTTCATCCAGCGAGATCGCAGGGCGGCATGTACAAGGCTTTGATTTGTGCCTTTCTTGCCTTCCTTTATGCTGCCTTCATCTCTCTCACCAGCATGTGTGTCTCAATGTTCTTTCAGGACACTTTACATATGCTCCCCGTGGGACATGCCGTCGTGCTCATTGTATTCTGCGGCGGCGGGCTAGGCTTCATTGGTTGGACGAAACAGAGACTCGGCGATCCGCTTGTTAACGTCGCATGCTCCCTAGCTTCATTGTCGACCATAACTGTCTTAACTAAGGAGGGTGCAGTACAAAGTGGGGATCTATCGTTTGCGAAGATCTCTCAGGTTCTGAAGATGGTCGTGATGGGTGTCACCATCACAATGGCCGTGTCTTTTCTGATCTTCCCCATATCCGCACGCAAAAAGCTCCGATCCAACTTGACTACTGTCACTGAAAGCTTGGCGACAATGTTAGCTCTGATCACTGAAAGCTTCCTCAGTGGCTCCGAAGAGGAACTCCAGACTGAAGAGTTCACCAACACGGCTGCGCGTCATAAGAAAGCATATGCGCAGCTAGACAAGCTTGTAAGGGAGGCGAAGCTTGAGCATTTTGTGGCAGGCACGGAAAAAGAGTAccggttggagaagaagttaGTTCGTTGGGTGCAGGACATCACTCATAATATGGGTGGTTTACGCAGTGCAGCCCATCTGCAGTTCCAGTTGCTCAAACCAACGGAGCTCGCACAGCTACAGAGTCACACTCCCGAAACCGGCCCTATGCCTTTGATAAGTCCGTGGTCACTCCATGAAGATGGGCCGTTCCTGGAACGAATCGATGAGCAaccagacgaagaagacagacTTGGGGCTGCTGATATGAACAACACCAATGGTAACCCAACGAATCCTCTGCATCCGGCAGATATATTTGCTCTCTTTATCAGCCATTTAGGGCCTTCTATG CGCTCGCTTGCGTTTACCCTAAAAGAAATATTCAGAGACATCCCGTTCACTCCCGCGCCTGAATTTAGAGTTTCCGTCAACAGTCGCTACCGGACAAGTCTAGATCGTGCGCTTGAGCTATATAGACAGTCGCGCGAAGAAGCGCTCAAGACCATCTATAGACAACGCGAGCTCACCGGGGTACAAGAGCTAGAAGTCGAAGCTGATTTAGAAGAGGTTTCTGCAAGCTGTGGACACTTCAGTTTCTCTTTGCTGGAGTTTGGGGAGCAATTAAAAGAGCTTTTAGATATATTGGATGAACTACAACTGGAAAGTGAGGAAAGACCGACAGGGAGATCTTGGAGCTGGCTTAAGTTTTGGCGATGGGGTGGCCCTGGAACGAGGAAGAATGATATGGAGCAGTCGTTGGCTCCAACGGCTGATGACACAGGCGCAGCACCTCGGCGGGATATGACCAGCTCACCGGAGTCATCTGTTAGCCCTTCACCGGCCAAGATCGAGAGAGTTACCTCTGCCGCCGAGAAGCGTCTCGGCTATCGCATATGGAGGTCGCTGGGGTTCTTCCGCCGCGACGATACCAAATTCGCGATCAAAGTCGGAGCAGGCGCTGCACTATATGCCTTGCCATCATTCCTCCAATCTACTCGGCCCTTCTATTCCCATTGGCGAGGTGAATGGGGGCTCTTGTCCTACATGTTGGTCTGTTCCATGACGATTGGTGCTTCCAATACTACGGGGTATGCACGGTTCTTTGGTACATGCCTAGGGGCACTGTGTGCCATCCTTTCATGGTACGTGAGTGCAGAAAACGTGTTCGCTCTCGCTTTCCTGGGGTTGCTCATGGCCACTTGGAACTTCTACCTCATCATTGTCCGCGGCCAAGGTCCAATGGGCCGGTTTATCATGCTCACCTACAACCTCTCAGTGCTATACGCCTACTCACTTACCCAGAAGGAAGGCAGGGACGACCAAGATGAAGGGGGCGATAGCCCAATCATTACTGAAATCGCCCTTCACCGAGTGGCGGCGGTTTTGTCAGGCTGCGTGTggggtatcatcatcacgcGAGTCATATGGCCGATCAGCGCCCGGGAAAGGTTGAAAGAGGGCCTGAGCCTGTTATGGCTACGGATGAGTCTGATCTGGAAGCGCGGTCCTTTGTCCACCATGGCCTTCCCCCAAGAGACTGCAGGCTTCATGAGTGCTcgggagaagttggaggtggagCGGTTCCTGTCGCATCTGGAGTCCCTCCAAGCCTCTGCGCGATCTGAGTTTGAGTTGAAAAGCGCCTTCCAGGATGCCAGCTATGGCAATATTTTGCGGCGCACCCGAAGCCTGGTGGATGCATTTGTCGCCATCAACCTGGAGTTGGTCAAGAATATGACCGCATCGGAAGGGGAACTCGCTATACTTCGGTATACGGTAAAAGAAAGGCAACAATTATCCTCCAGAATTAGCCATCTGCTATCTG TCATGGCCTCCTCGATGAAGCTGGAGTATCCATTGAGCGACGTTCTCCCCAGCGTGGAGCATGCTCGAGATCGGCTCCTCGCACGGCTCTTTCATTATCGCAAGGACATTGAAACGTCACGGCTATCAACGGACGAAGACTATGCCCTACTTTACGCTTATA TTCTGGTGACGGGGCAAATTTCGGTGGAGATTGAAGCGATCATGGGTGAGATCAGCCGGCTCTTCGGGGTCCTACATGAGGATGCAGTGAAGCTGTATTCCTAG